From a single Mesorhizobium shangrilense genomic region:
- a CDS encoding GcvT family protein, producing MKSHYRAIVIGGGVVGASVLYHLAKFGWRDVALVEREVLTAGSSWHAAGGFHALNADPNIAALQSYTIDLLSEVEKESGQNIGMHMTGGISVASAPERWEWLQASYRVFQTMGIDDVRLIGVDEIKHRCPILNTDGILGGLYAEREGHIDPSGVVHAYARAAKQRGADIIEHNRVLELNRRADGSWDVVTEKGTIVAEHVVNAGGLWAKQVGRMAGIDLPVSPMEHHYLITEALPEIQALDRELAMIVDLEGFTYMRQEQKGLLLGIYETNHKHWNMDGAPWNYGIELIQEDTDRIADELALGFSRYPCLETAGIKRWVNGAFTFSPDGNPLVGPVRGVPNYWVACGVMAGFLQGGGVGKSLAEWMIHGEPEADVYGMDIARYGDFASNREYIKQTTGQFYSRRFIMSYPNEQLPAGRPLKTAGAHDAMDAAGARWGNSWGMEMPLYFAPKGFVETPALKRSNAFDIVGDECRKVREGVGLLDITAFSRYEIAGPQARTWLDRVLACALPKPGRAKLAPMLGENGKLKGDLTVFNWGDGTWWIMGSYYLRQWHMRWFEKHLSEGVTVRDISDAVVGFSLAGPNSRKLLERLTHQDVSHEAFGLLACGTLDVGLARAKVGRLSVVGELGYEIHCQANEHATLRRALLSAGKDLGVTEYGFGAVNSLRLEKSFGIWSREFTQDYTPAETGMDRWIAFDKGDFVGRDVALREQAVGAERMLATLEIDAVDADASGYEPIWNKGSLAGFITSGGYGHTVGKSLAMALVDRDSCAIGTALTTHIVGVERGARVIAASPYDPKGIKMRA from the coding sequence ATGAAATCTCATTACCGGGCAATTGTTATCGGCGGCGGCGTGGTTGGAGCCTCAGTGCTCTACCATCTGGCCAAGTTCGGCTGGCGCGACGTGGCGCTTGTCGAGCGTGAGGTTCTGACCGCCGGATCGAGCTGGCACGCGGCCGGCGGCTTCCATGCGCTGAACGCCGATCCCAATATCGCCGCCTTGCAGAGCTATACGATCGACCTGCTCTCGGAGGTCGAGAAGGAATCCGGCCAGAACATCGGCATGCACATGACCGGCGGCATATCGGTGGCTTCCGCGCCGGAGCGCTGGGAATGGCTGCAGGCCTCCTACCGGGTTTTCCAGACGATGGGCATCGATGACGTCCGCCTGATTGGCGTCGACGAAATCAAGCATCGCTGCCCGATCCTCAACACCGACGGCATACTGGGCGGCCTCTACGCCGAACGCGAGGGCCATATCGATCCCTCGGGCGTGGTCCATGCCTATGCCAGGGCGGCAAAGCAGCGCGGTGCCGATATCATCGAGCACAATCGGGTGCTGGAGCTGAACCGGCGCGCCGACGGCAGTTGGGACGTGGTGACCGAGAAAGGCACGATCGTTGCCGAGCACGTCGTCAATGCCGGCGGCCTGTGGGCCAAGCAGGTCGGCAGGATGGCCGGCATAGACCTGCCGGTGTCGCCGATGGAGCATCACTATCTGATCACCGAGGCGCTGCCCGAGATCCAGGCGCTGGATCGCGAGTTGGCGATGATCGTCGATCTCGAAGGCTTCACCTATATGCGCCAGGAGCAGAAGGGCCTGCTGCTCGGCATCTACGAGACCAACCACAAGCACTGGAACATGGATGGCGCACCATGGAACTACGGCATCGAGCTGATCCAGGAGGATACCGACCGCATCGCCGACGAACTGGCGCTCGGCTTCAGCCGCTATCCGTGCCTTGAGACCGCCGGCATCAAACGCTGGGTGAACGGCGCCTTCACTTTTTCGCCGGATGGCAATCCGCTGGTCGGCCCGGTGCGCGGCGTACCCAATTACTGGGTGGCCTGCGGCGTCATGGCCGGCTTCCTGCAAGGCGGCGGCGTCGGCAAGTCGCTCGCCGAATGGATGATCCATGGCGAACCGGAAGCCGATGTCTACGGCATGGACATCGCGCGCTACGGCGATTTCGCCTCCAACCGCGAATACATCAAGCAGACGACCGGCCAGTTCTATTCGCGCCGCTTCATCATGAGCTATCCCAACGAGCAGTTGCCGGCAGGACGGCCACTGAAGACCGCCGGCGCGCATGACGCGATGGACGCGGCGGGCGCACGCTGGGGCAATTCCTGGGGCATGGAAATGCCGCTCTATTTCGCGCCGAAAGGCTTTGTCGAGACGCCGGCGCTCAAGCGCTCCAATGCTTTCGATATCGTCGGCGACGAATGCCGAAAAGTGCGCGAAGGCGTCGGCCTGCTCGATATCACGGCCTTCTCTCGTTACGAGATTGCCGGGCCCCAGGCGCGGACCTGGCTCGACAGGGTGCTTGCCTGCGCGCTGCCGAAGCCGGGGCGCGCCAAGCTGGCGCCGATGCTGGGTGAAAACGGCAAGCTCAAGGGCGACCTCACCGTCTTCAACTGGGGCGACGGCACATGGTGGATCATGGGCTCCTATTATCTGCGCCAGTGGCATATGCGCTGGTTTGAAAAACACCTTTCCGAAGGCGTGACCGTCCGCGACATCTCGGACGCGGTGGTCGGCTTCTCGCTGGCCGGCCCCAATTCGCGCAAGCTGCTGGAGCGCCTGACGCACCAGGATGTCTCGCACGAGGCCTTCGGCTTGCTGGCCTGCGGGACATTGGACGTCGGGCTTGCACGGGCCAAGGTGGGCCGGCTCTCGGTTGTCGGCGAGCTTGGCTACGAGATTCATTGCCAGGCGAACGAACATGCGACGCTGCGGCGCGCGCTGCTTTCGGCCGGCAAGGATCTGGGCGTCACCGAATATGGCTTTGGCGCGGTCAATTCGCTCAGGCTGGAGAAAAGCTTTGGCATCTGGTCGCGCGAATTCACACAGGATTACACGCCGGCCGAGACGGGCATGGACCGCTGGATCGCCTTCGACAAGGGCGACTTCGTCGGGCGCGACGTTGCGCTAAGGGAACAGGCAGTTGGGGCCGAACGCATGCTGGCGACGCTGGAGATCGACGCTGTCGATGCTGATGCCAGCGGCTACGAGCCTATCTGGAACAAGGGCTCGCTCGCCGGCTTCATCACTTCGGGCGGCTACGGCCACACGGTCGGCAAGAGCCTTGCCATGGCCCTGGTCGATCGCGACTCGTGCGCCATCGGCACGGCGCTGACCACCCACATCGTCGGCGTCGAACGGGGTGCGCGGGTGATCGCCGCCTCGCCATACGATCCCAAGGGCATAAAGATGCGGGCATGA
- a CDS encoding DUF1349 domain-containing protein, translating to MTEKSPVDGLTWLNPPPHHTAAGNTHHVRTGKETDFWRETFYDFWRDNGHFLHQTVEGDFSAEVTVKGNYEVLYDQAGLMVRLSETHWIKAGIEYTDGLMYFSVVVTNDASDWSLATIPADPNGVRIRLTRHAETIRVQYLDAAEGHWKPVRLAYFPPSKTVDVGMMCCSPQREGFEVTFADFSVGPPISRDLHD from the coding sequence ATGACGGAGAAATCTCCCGTTGACGGCCTGACCTGGCTCAATCCGCCGCCGCATCACACGGCGGCCGGCAATACGCACCATGTTCGCACCGGCAAGGAAACCGACTTCTGGCGGGAGACCTTCTACGATTTCTGGCGCGACAACGGCCATTTCCTCCACCAAACGGTCGAAGGCGATTTCAGTGCAGAGGTCACGGTCAAGGGAAACTACGAGGTGCTCTACGACCAGGCTGGGCTGATGGTCCGGCTGAGCGAGACGCACTGGATCAAGGCTGGCATCGAATACACGGATGGCCTGATGTATTTTTCCGTCGTGGTCACCAACGACGCTTCGGACTGGTCGCTGGCCACCATTCCGGCCGATCCGAACGGTGTGAGGATACGGCTCACCCGCCACGCGGAGACGATCCGCGTCCAGTATCTCGATGCTGCCGAGGGGCACTGGAAGCCGGTACGCCTCGCTTATTTCCCGCCTTCGAAAACGGTCGATGTCGGCATGATGTGCTGCTCGCCGCAGCGCGAGGGTTTTGAGGTGACCTTCGCCGATTTTTCGGTCGGACCACCGATCTCGCGCGACCTTCACGACTAG
- a CDS encoding sarcosine oxidase subunit beta — translation MTRRYSALSLFREGLAGQTGWKQAWRSPEPKPSYDAIVIGGGGHGLATAYYLAKNHGIARVAVLEKGWIGGGNTGRNTTVVRSNYYYPESVELYGLAHRLYEGLSKDLNYNVMLSQRGMVNLCHSSAEMEVGARTVNAMQINGIDAELFSPDDVRRVAPIYNFAPDARFPVFGGIWQGRAGTARHDAVAWGYARAASRLGVDIIQNCEITDFIVEGGRCRGVQTTRGMIRADRIGMAVAGHSSVLAAKAGFRLPINSYALQACVSEPVKPILDTVVLSPGTGVYVSQSDKGEIVIGGGLDRIPSYAQRGNLPTLETVIAGLLEMFPIFGQLKLMRQWAGIVDVVPDSSPIIGESPLPGLFLNCGWGTGGFKAIPAGGTLLAQLLATGKHNDISRPFDLDRFATGRLIDEAAGSGIAH, via the coding sequence ATGACCCGACGCTATTCCGCTCTATCGCTCTTCAGGGAGGGCCTCGCCGGCCAGACCGGCTGGAAACAGGCCTGGCGCTCGCCCGAACCGAAGCCGTCCTATGACGCGATCGTCATCGGCGGCGGCGGCCATGGGCTGGCAACGGCCTACTATCTGGCCAAGAACCACGGCATCGCCAGAGTTGCGGTGCTGGAGAAAGGCTGGATCGGCGGCGGCAATACCGGCCGCAACACGACGGTCGTGCGCTCCAACTACTACTATCCCGAAAGCGTCGAACTCTACGGGCTGGCGCATCGGCTCTACGAGGGCCTGTCGAAGGACCTGAACTACAATGTGATGCTGTCGCAGCGAGGCATGGTCAATCTGTGCCACAGCAGCGCCGAGATGGAAGTCGGCGCGCGTACCGTCAACGCCATGCAGATCAACGGCATTGATGCCGAACTGTTCTCGCCGGACGATGTGCGCCGGGTGGCCCCGATCTACAATTTTGCGCCGGATGCGCGCTTTCCCGTGTTCGGCGGCATCTGGCAAGGCCGGGCCGGCACGGCGCGCCACGATGCTGTCGCATGGGGCTATGCGCGGGCCGCGAGCCGGCTTGGCGTCGACATCATCCAGAATTGCGAGATCACCGATTTCATCGTCGAGGGCGGCCGCTGCCGCGGCGTCCAGACGACGCGCGGCATGATCCGCGCCGACCGCATCGGCATGGCGGTGGCCGGACATTCGTCGGTGCTGGCGGCCAAGGCGGGCTTCCGCCTGCCGATCAATTCCTATGCGCTGCAGGCTTGTGTCTCCGAGCCGGTGAAGCCGATCCTCGACACGGTGGTGCTGTCGCCCGGCACCGGCGTCTATGTCAGCCAGTCGGACAAGGGCGAGATCGTCATCGGCGGTGGGCTCGACCGCATCCCTTCCTATGCGCAGCGCGGCAATCTGCCGACGCTGGAGACGGTGATTGCCGGCCTGCTCGAGATGTTCCCGATCTTCGGCCAGTTGAAGCTGATGCGGCAGTGGGCGGGTATCGTCGACGTCGTGCCGGACTCCTCGCCGATCATCGGCGAATCGCCGCTGCCCGGCCTGTTCCTCAATTGCGGCTGGGGCACGGGCGGCTTCAAGGCCATTCCCGCCGGCGGCACGCTGCTGGCGCAATTGCTGGCCACAGGCAAGCACAATGACATCAGTCGTCCGTTCGACCTGGATCGTTTTGCCACCGGCCGGCTGATCGACGAAGCGGCCGGCTCCGGCATCGCGCACTAA
- a CDS encoding glycosyltransferase family 10 domain-containing protein: MQADEPLFLFYTSFFGKPVNIAAIPHCALPVRWSVDRRRLSEATAVLFHLPDFREIRDARKYPGQYWVGWSMESRENYPLMADAGFMRNFDITMTHESGSDVWRPYLPSSKWWEAAQSGPRLPKTESAPAVHFQSAAVDRSGRVAFAAELARHIGVDAYGRHNPTRTIEGPDLGRQTKIETIARYRFCLALENSISPDYVTEKIYDPLIAGTVPIYLGAPNVDEFVPANSYINASAFSSPADLASYLHHLIGTPQAYEAYFAWRANPLPECLARRIQGLNASAECRLVALVHQRMRERQSPLSARPSLPFGRVAFLRTKLRRLRKALG, from the coding sequence ATGCAGGCAGACGAGCCGCTTTTTCTTTTCTATACCTCGTTCTTTGGCAAACCAGTCAACATCGCCGCCATTCCACACTGTGCGCTGCCGGTGCGATGGAGCGTCGACCGCCGCCGTCTCTCCGAGGCAACGGCGGTGCTCTTCCATCTTCCGGATTTTCGCGAGATACGCGACGCTCGCAAATATCCTGGCCAATATTGGGTGGGCTGGTCGATGGAAAGCCGGGAGAACTACCCCTTGATGGCCGACGCCGGGTTCATGCGGAATTTCGACATCACGATGACTCATGAGTCCGGGTCGGATGTGTGGCGGCCCTACCTGCCGAGTTCGAAATGGTGGGAGGCTGCGCAAAGCGGTCCAAGGCTGCCAAAGACGGAAAGCGCCCCCGCCGTGCATTTCCAATCGGCAGCGGTCGATCGCAGCGGCCGCGTCGCGTTTGCGGCAGAACTTGCCCGGCATATCGGAGTCGACGCCTACGGGCGGCATAATCCCACCCGAACGATCGAAGGGCCTGATCTTGGCCGGCAAACGAAGATCGAAACCATTGCACGGTACCGATTCTGCCTTGCCCTGGAGAATTCGATCTCTCCGGACTACGTGACCGAAAAAATTTATGATCCGCTGATTGCTGGCACCGTGCCGATCTATCTAGGCGCCCCGAATGTCGACGAATTCGTTCCTGCCAACTCGTATATCAACGCCTCGGCCTTCAGCAGCCCCGCGGATCTCGCCTCTTACCTTCATCATCTGATCGGAACGCCGCAAGCCTATGAAGCCTATTTCGCCTGGCGAGCGAACCCACTGCCCGAGTGTCTGGCCAGGCGCATTCAGGGATTGAACGCGTCGGCAGAGTGTCGTCTGGTGGCGCTTGTGCATCAACGCATGCGCGAACGGCAGAGCCCATTGTCGGCCCGGCCATCGCTGCCGTTTGGTCGCGTCGCCTTCCTGCGGACCAAACTGAGACGCTTGCGCAAGGCTCTAGGCTGA
- a CDS encoding sarcosine oxidase subunit delta: MQLFPCPFCGPRDETEFHYGGEAGNVRPDGTDVPIDRWANYLYMRGNPKGTTREIWVHMNCSEFFVMERDTVTHKVLSSTALSGEHAA; encoded by the coding sequence ATGCAGCTCTTCCCCTGCCCGTTCTGCGGTCCGCGCGACGAGACCGAATTCCACTATGGCGGCGAGGCCGGCAACGTCCGTCCGGATGGCACGGACGTGCCCATCGATCGCTGGGCAAACTATTTGTACATGCGCGGTAACCCGAAGGGCACGACGCGCGAAATCTGGGTTCACATGAATTGCAGCGAGTTCTTCGTCATGGAACGTGACACCGTCACCCACAAGGTGCTGTCCTCGACCGCGCTAAGCGGGGAGCACGCGGCGTGA
- a CDS encoding trimethylamine methyltransferase family protein, translating into MLDGPKVDVTHARRRGRGSPGDKGAPSRSPDYRQLRNSFLPQPVFSSDQVEAIHATALRVLEELGIKVLLPEARQVFKAAGCLVDEDTQMVRIGRDVVGAALLSAPRSIEAKAGDRARDIVFELGVMTFIAGCGAPNVTDLDRGRRAGNLADFEDLIRLVHSFDVMHMHGPCIEPQDVEMSLRHYATARAQLTLSDKFPFVFARGTPQTEDSFEMIRLARGLSVDEFHNGAHCYTVINTNSPRQLDIPMAQGIIDFAKAGQVSIITPFCLAGAMAPITVAGALTLQHAEALAGIVLAQLSRSGAPVIYGSFSSNVDMKSGAPAFGTPEHVKATLGAGQLARHLGLPWRAGGGSASNISDAQAAHETQFALWGSVLAGATVLIHAAGWLEGGLSVSFEKLITDIEALQTIAELFDKPGGGDADIGFDAIAEVQPGGHFFAAQHTMERYRTAFYEPLVADWSNFGNWTQSGSKTATERANGVWKKRLAEFVPPASAVATADVLDEFIARRTAEGGAAPVS; encoded by the coding sequence ATGCTCGACGGCCCGAAAGTTGACGTGACCCATGCAAGGCGGCGCGGCCGTGGCTCGCCTGGCGACAAGGGCGCGCCGTCCCGCTCTCCCGATTACCGGCAGTTGCGCAATTCGTTCCTGCCGCAGCCGGTCTTCTCATCCGACCAGGTCGAGGCCATCCACGCCACGGCGCTCCGCGTGCTGGAAGAGCTTGGCATCAAGGTGCTGCTGCCCGAGGCACGTCAGGTCTTCAAAGCCGCCGGTTGCCTCGTCGATGAAGACACCCAGATGGTTCGCATCGGCCGCGATGTCGTCGGGGCGGCACTGTTGTCGGCGCCAAGATCCATCGAAGCGAAAGCGGGCGACCGTGCCCGCGACATCGTCTTCGAACTTGGTGTCATGACATTCATCGCCGGTTGCGGCGCGCCCAATGTCACCGATCTCGATCGCGGGCGGCGGGCCGGCAACCTGGCGGATTTCGAGGATCTCATTCGCCTCGTGCACTCCTTCGACGTCATGCATATGCACGGTCCCTGCATCGAGCCGCAGGATGTCGAGATGTCGCTGCGGCACTACGCGACAGCGCGCGCGCAACTGACCCTCTCCGACAAATTTCCTTTCGTCTTTGCGCGCGGCACGCCGCAGACCGAGGACAGTTTCGAAATGATCCGCCTGGCGCGCGGCCTGTCGGTCGACGAATTCCACAATGGCGCCCACTGCTACACCGTCATCAACACCAACTCGCCGCGCCAGCTCGACATTCCGATGGCGCAGGGCATCATCGATTTCGCCAAGGCCGGGCAGGTCTCGATCATCACCCCGTTCTGCCTTGCCGGCGCCATGGCGCCGATCACCGTGGCCGGCGCGCTGACGCTGCAGCATGCCGAGGCGCTGGCGGGCATCGTGCTGGCGCAGCTCAGCCGGTCCGGCGCGCCAGTGATCTATGGCAGCTTCTCGTCCAACGTCGACATGAAATCAGGCGCGCCGGCCTTTGGCACGCCGGAGCATGTCAAGGCGACGCTCGGCGCCGGTCAATTGGCGCGGCATCTCGGCCTTCCCTGGCGCGCCGGCGGCGGCAGCGCGTCCAACATCTCTGATGCACAGGCGGCGCATGAAACGCAGTTCGCGCTGTGGGGCTCTGTGCTGGCCGGCGCCACCGTGCTGATCCATGCGGCGGGCTGGCTCGAAGGCGGCCTCAGCGTCTCCTTCGAGAAGCTCATCACCGACATTGAGGCATTGCAGACGATCGCCGAACTCTTCGACAAGCCGGGCGGCGGCGATGCCGACATCGGCTTCGATGCGATCGCCGAGGTCCAGCCCGGTGGCCATTTCTTCGCTGCCCAGCACACGATGGAACGCTATCGCACGGCATTCTACGAACCGCTGGTCGCCGACTGGTCGAATTTCGGCAACTGGACGCAATCCGGTTCGAAAACCGCGACGGAACGCGCCAACGGAGTCTGGAAAAAGCGGCTGGCCGAGTTCGTCCCGCCCGCATCGGCTGTCGCAACAGCGGATGTGCTCGACGAATTCATCGCGCGCCGAACGGCTGAAGGCGGCGCCGCGCCCGTTTCCTGA
- a CDS encoding aldehyde dehydrogenase family protein, whose protein sequence is MTQFRKNLIDGEWVGDAGSRNINPSNIDDVVGEYASAGPEQARQAIAAAKAAFPAWSRSGPLARHAVLRKAADEITARKDEIGRSLAREEGKTLAEGIGETLRAAQIFDFFAGEALRLAGELVPSVRPGVGVEITREAVGVVGIITPWNFPIAIPAWKIAPALAYGNTIVFKPAELVPESAWTIVDILHRAGLPKGVLNLVMGKGSVVGQAMLDSPDLNAITFTGSVGTGKRVAAASVEHMRKFQLEMGGKNPLVVLDDADLAVAVDCAINGAFFSTGQRCTASSRLVVTDGIHDRFVDALKDRMSKLVIGDALDARTQIGPVVDQSQLKQDEDYIAIGRQEGAELAFGGERLDRQTPGFYLQPALFTGSTNAMRISREEIFGPVANVIRVKDYDEALAVANDTPFGLTSGICTASLKHATHFKRNSEAGMVMVNLPTAGVDFHVPFGGRKGSSYGPREQGRYAAEFYTTVKTAYTFAG, encoded by the coding sequence ATGACCCAGTTTCGGAAAAACCTCATCGATGGTGAATGGGTGGGCGACGCCGGCTCTCGCAACATCAATCCGTCCAATATCGACGATGTGGTCGGCGAATACGCTTCGGCCGGCCCGGAACAGGCCAGGCAGGCCATTGCGGCGGCGAAAGCGGCCTTCCCGGCCTGGTCGCGCTCAGGTCCGCTGGCGCGCCATGCCGTGCTGAGGAAGGCGGCGGACGAGATCACCGCCCGAAAGGATGAAATCGGCCGGTCCCTGGCGCGCGAGGAGGGCAAGACACTGGCCGAGGGCATCGGCGAGACCCTCCGTGCCGCGCAGATCTTCGATTTCTTCGCTGGCGAGGCCCTGCGCCTGGCCGGCGAGTTGGTGCCGAGCGTGCGTCCGGGCGTCGGTGTCGAGATCACCCGCGAAGCGGTCGGTGTGGTCGGCATCATCACGCCGTGGAATTTCCCGATCGCCATCCCGGCCTGGAAGATCGCGCCGGCCTTGGCCTACGGCAACACCATCGTCTTCAAGCCGGCCGAGCTGGTTCCCGAGAGCGCCTGGACCATCGTCGACATCCTGCATCGCGCCGGGCTGCCGAAGGGCGTGCTCAATCTGGTCATGGGCAAGGGCTCGGTTGTCGGCCAGGCCATGCTCGACAGTCCCGATCTCAATGCCATCACCTTCACCGGCTCGGTCGGCACCGGCAAGCGGGTCGCAGCGGCAAGCGTCGAGCACATGCGCAAGTTCCAGCTCGAAATGGGCGGCAAGAACCCGCTCGTCGTGCTTGACGATGCTGACCTTGCTGTTGCCGTCGACTGCGCCATCAACGGCGCGTTCTTCTCGACGGGCCAGCGCTGCACGGCATCGTCCCGGCTGGTTGTGACCGACGGCATCCACGACCGTTTCGTTGATGCTCTCAAGGATCGCATGAGCAAACTGGTCATCGGCGATGCGCTGGATGCCAGGACGCAGATCGGCCCGGTCGTCGACCAGAGCCAGCTGAAGCAGGATGAGGACTATATCGCCATCGGCCGCCAGGAAGGCGCCGAGCTCGCCTTCGGCGGCGAGCGGCTCGACCGCCAGACGCCGGGCTTCTATCTCCAGCCGGCGCTGTTCACCGGCAGCACCAACGCCATGCGCATTTCGCGCGAGGAGATTTTTGGGCCGGTGGCGAACGTCATCCGCGTCAAGGACTATGACGAGGCATTGGCTGTCGCCAACGACACGCCGTTCGGGCTGACCTCGGGCATCTGCACGGCCAGCCTCAAGCATGCGACGCACTTCAAGCGCAACTCGGAGGCCGGCATGGTCATGGTCAACCTGCCGACGGCGGGCGTCGACTTCCATGTTCCCTTCGGCGGGCGCAAGGGATCGAGCTACGGTCCGCGCGAACAGGGCCGCTACGCGGCGGAATTCTACACAACGGTCAAAACCGCCTATACATTCGCCGGCTAA